In Anabrus simplex isolate iqAnaSimp1 chromosome 4, ASM4041472v1, whole genome shotgun sequence, a single genomic region encodes these proteins:
- the LOC137500441 gene encoding piggyBac transposable element-derived protein 3-like, with product MMHLAGVHVMMGVLGYPQTKMYWQRDTEVPIISKCMSRDRFFELRNFMHFVDNQGEHEGPLWKVKPFLDCMKQKCISLPRSKHVSLEQMVPFSGKCGFRQFVPSKPNPLGLKNFILAAPDGLVLDFMFYTGAGTVSIEDQKEYGLGGAIVKVLTESIPQDKTHCVYTDRFFTSVKSVDMLLQRNIYQIGTVMKNRVGSVSQKLKTDKELKRGEWEEWVREDEKMCIVKWKDNRSVLLLSSCVGSEPPTTCKRWSKEEKKKVVIPQPLIVKYYNEKMGGVDLCDRFMSYYRCYIRTNKWPVCMFNHFVDLIIVNCWIMYHRWCAGSGIIRQKRLSLMDYKMHVGKALINFKDIGYINIRKRGRPPSASTNPVDEDDDSEDDMGKQGTVKVRRVQSQPIPEVRFDNIGHLPKFVDAKNASKCRRPGCRSKTRVVCTKCGMYLCALKNNCFWHYHTK from the coding sequence ATGATGCATTTGGCTGGTGTGCATGTGATGATGGGTGTGCTGGGTTATCCACAAACCAAAATGTACTGGCAACGTGATACTGAGGTGCCGATAATTTCTAAGTGTATGTCCAGGGATCGTTTTTTCGAACTGAGGAATTTTATGCATTTTGTTGACAATCAAGGGGAACATGAGGGACCACTCTGGAAGGTGAAACCATTTCTTGACTGCATGAAACAAAAATGCATATCTCTCCCACGGTCAAAGCATGTATCACTTGAACAGATGGTGCCTTTCTCAGGCAAGTGTGGCTTTAGGCAGTTTGTCCCTTCAAAACCCAACCCATTAGgattgaagaatttcattttggcaGCACCAGATGGATTAGTTTTAGATTTTATGTTTTACACAGGGGCAGGTACAGTATCAATTGAGGACCAAAAAGAATATGGTCTTGGCGGTGCTATTGTCAAGGTTTTGACAGAAAGTATTCCACAAGATAAAACTCATTGTGTTTACACTGATAGGTTTTTTACCAGTGTAAAATCAGTAGACATGCTACTGCAGAGAAATATATACCAAATAGGGACTGTCATGAAAAACAGGGTGGGATCAGTGTCACAAAAACTGAAAACCGATAAGGAACTGAAAAGGGGAGAATGGGAGGAGTGGGTAAGGGAAGATGAAAAAATGTGCATTGTAAAGTGGAAGGACAACAGAAGTGTTCTTCTTCTGTCTTCATGTGTTGGCAGTGAGCCACCTACAACATGCAAAAGATGGTCGAAGGAGGAAAAGAAAAAGGTTGTTATTCCTCAGCCATTGATTGTTAAATACTACAATGAAAAAATGGGTGGAGTAGACCTTTGTGATAGATTCATGTCATACTACAGGTGTTACATTCGTACCAACAAATGGCCAGTGTGTATGTTCAACCACTTTGTTGATCTTATAATTGTTAATTGTTGGATAATGTATCACAGATGGTGTGCAGGTAGTGGTATTATTAGACAAAAACGACTCTCATTAATGGATTACAAAATGCACGTAGGAAAGGCATTGATAAATTTTAAGGACATTGGTTACATAAACATTAGGAAACGAGGACGGCCTCCCTCAGCATCCACCAACCCTGTTGACGAAGATGATGACTCCGAGGATGACATGGGCAAACAAGGTACGGTGAAAGTGCGAAGAGTTCAGAGCCAACCCATTCCAGAGGTTCGTTTTGACAATATAGGCCACTTACCAAAATTTGTTGATGCAAAGAATGCCTCGAAATGCAGAAGGCCTGGATGTCGTTCCAAAACGAGGGTAGTCTGTACAAAATGTGGTATGTACCTTTGCGCTCTAAAAAACAACTGCTTTTGGCATTATCACACCAAGTAA